CAGAGTTTTCAAGGGTGTCTTAAGTGATGGTACAGCTGTGGCAATTAAGAGGCTTACTAGTGGAGGGCAACAAGGGGATAAAGAGTTTTTGGTTGAGGTTGAGATGCTTAGCAGGTTGCATCACCGTAATCTTGTGAAACTTGTGGGTTACTATAGCAATCGTGACTCTTCACAAAATCTCCTTTGTTATGAGCTTGTCCCAAATGGAAGCTTAGAGGCCTGGCTCCATGGTAGTTTGCTTTCTTGAACCACAGATTTAATGAAATCCTCATAtatttatctctctttccattgTCCGTAGTATAGATTGTGTatctaggaaaaaaaatataaaactctGTACTTTTGGGAGATTTTCAATACATAGTATTGACAATGGTCCTGTTCTGCTCCAGGCCCTCTGGGAGTCAACTGTCCTTTGGATTGGGACACCCGAATGAAGATTGCTCTTGATGCTGCCAGAGGGCTTGCATACCTGCATGAGGATTCACAACCCTGTGTTATCCACAGAGATTTCAAGGCATCAAATATATTGCTCGAGAACAACTTTCATGCCAAGGTTGCTGATTTTGGCCTAGCCAAAAAGGCACCTGAAGGCAGGGCAAATTACCTGTCTACTCGTGTGATGGGCACATTTGGGTTTGTCATACTCTCTCATCTTTTGTCCTTAACTTAGTATTACCTAGTTTAAATGTGTAGTAATGTTACTAAATTGGTTTACAGGTATGTAGCCCCTGAGTATGCTATGACTGGACATCTACTAGTAAAAAGTGATGTTTACAGCTATGGAGTTGTCCTCCTTGAGTTGTTGACAGGGAGAAGGCCTGTGGAGATGTCACAACCATCTGGACAGGAGAACCTTGTTACTTGGGTTagtaatatttctaatttatttgatCTTTACCATTCATGGTTCCTTGTGCTTTTCTTTCTAATAAATTACCCAAGCATTTCTTTCCAATGAAAACGTACATTCTGGGCAAAATAGTTAGACAACTGGACTGTCTTGCTTTCAGGCCAGACCAATTCTTAGAGACAAGGATCGGCTTGAAGAGCTAGCTGATGAAAGGCTTGCTGGAAAGTATCCAAAGGAAGATTTTGTACGAGTTTGCACAATTGCAGCAGCTTGTGTTGCACCTGAAGCAAACCAACGGCCCACAATGGGAGAAGTGGTGCAGTCACTGAAAATGGTACAGCGTGTAATGGAATATCAGGATTCCATGCTAACTTCCTCCAATGCGAGGCCGAACCTGAGGCAGTCATCTACCACCTTTGAATCAGATGGGACATCATCAATTTTCTCTTCTGGCCCTTACTCTGGTCTTAGTGCATTTGATAATGACAATATCTCTCGGACGGCAGTTTTCTCTGAAGATCTTCATGAAGGACGATAAGCATTTCTCCACCAGAAGTTGTCCTCATCTGATCTGAAGTTTGATCACCCTGTAAAATAATGTGAGCTGTTTTGCCAGTTGAAGTGGGGGAAGTTTGGCTTAGAATTCTTGAAATGGTCAAAGCTGTACCATCATCATTGGTGGGGGATGAAATGggtgttcttttcttttcttttttatttttcctgaaATCTGCTGTGGAGAACCACTGTTCAGTTTTCCCTAGGCAGTGGCCATTCTCAACTGTGGATGATTCTCTGTATATATGTACTGTAGCTTTGTTTTATTGAATTGGTTTTTTAAGGTTTTCCACttgatttctttccttcatcttcctatttcacattttctttttcttttttgcttaaTTCCTTCACAGAAAATGTGAGCATTTGCAAATGAGTGAAATTGTTTGAAATTATCTAATGCAAGTCTTTAATTACATTGGGATTTGATTACAATTGATATCTTTCAAGGTTAATTGTTTACAAAATAGCTGGTTTATTCTTGCATATTCTTCTGCAGACTTGGCCCAAAATGGGAAGCTGTGAACCCATAAAATGACTGAAAATTATTACTTACAAGGTCAGTTTTCCGATGTATATAGTGATGGGTTGTTGAGGTAACAAAGAggatcaaattgttttttttgaCAAATCATTTTTCCCAAAAACATTGGTGTAGTTTGTACAACAACCCTATTTTCATGGATAACCATTCCCACACCATACTAAAAACCCCCACCCTTCACCTCTCAAATCTCTCGAGTTCTCCCATTGCCTTTGCCTCCATCCTCCAAGAGAAGAGACGATGGAGCAAACCAAACACCTTCTACTCATCATCTCCATctcctctcttctcttctccttCTCTGCAGAAGCCATTTGCGTCCCCAAAAACACCACCCATCAGGCTCATTCCCCAGCCCGGCTTCCCTCAATCCGATCACCACCACATGTCTCTTCCCCTCCCCGGCGGCCCGTTGCTTCCCATTCGACCCCATTCGACCCTGCCATCAAGGCAATATGTGAGAAAACCGACTATCCTTCTCTCTGCATGTCCTCCCTTGCTCCATTTCTAGCCAGCTCGAACAACCCGGCTGCAGTCCTGGAGATGGCGATAAAGGCATCCGTGAACTACACCGAAGCCGCTCTAGCAAAAGCCATGCGCCTATCCTCCGACCCCTTCACATCGTCCATTACCAAGGCCTACATCGCAGACTGCCAGGAGAACTACAGCGACGCCATCGATAACTTCAACATCGCAGCCAACGCGATTTCCAGCGGCGATATTGGGTTGATGAACAGCATGCTTAGTGGGGCTATATCAGATTTTCAGACTTGTGATGACGGTTTCGCTGAGATGAATGAGCTCGATTCACCCTTCAAGGAAATAGACACGAACCTCTCTCACATGG
Above is a genomic segment from Vitis riparia cultivar Riparia Gloire de Montpellier isolate 1030 chromosome 7, EGFV_Vit.rip_1.0, whole genome shotgun sequence containing:
- the LOC117919306 gene encoding pectinesterase inhibitor-like — translated: MEQTKHLLLIISISSLLFSFSAEAICVPKNTTHQAHSPARLPSIRSPPHVSSPPRRPVASHSTPFDPAIKAICEKTDYPSLCMSSLAPFLASSNNPAAVLEMAIKASVNYTEAALAKAMRLSSDPFTSSITKAYIADCQENYSDAIDNFNIAANAISSGDIGLMNSMLSGAISDFQTCDDGFAEMNELDSPFKEIDTNLSHMASNCLAIAALLP